The Vibrio fortis DNA segment GTTAAGGAGAGGCTCAACAACAAACTTCACTGCGGTGTCATCTTTCTGGAATATGCTTTTCAGAACCGTATCTACCGTGTCATCCAATGCATCGTAAGCCGCCATAAAACAAGCATTGGCTGTCGTCGCCTCTGCAAGTGCTTCAAGGAGTTCTGTTTCATGGCTAGGATGTATTGGCATAACGGCTCTGCAATAAGAAAGTGCCACAGAAGTGGCACTTTGATGATTTATCATTTCAATGCTTGGTAAGCTTGTTCCGCTAGTTTAACAACTTCTGAGTCGATATTCAGCTCAGAATAATGCGCTAATGTCTCAGCAAAACCTTTTTCTGCGAACATTGCTTGAAGTTCAACCGCTTGAGGGTCATCTTCATTCTTGTAGTGGAATGCTGCAGCAATTGCTTTAATCAAATTCTCATTTGGTAAGCCGTATTCTAGCGTACCATTCAATGGTTTGACTAGACGATCTTGTGGGCTAAGTTTACGGATTGGTTGACGGCCAACACGGTCAACTTCGTCACGTAGGTAAGGGTTTGCGAAACGACCCAGAATCTTTTGAATGTAAGCTGCGTGAGCTTCAGGATCAAAACCGTAGCGTTTGATCAGCACCGCACCACTTTCTTCCATCGTTGCCGTAACTTGCGCGCGAATCTCATCATTCTCAATAGAGTCTTTAATTGTCTCAAGACCTGCAAGTACACCTAGGTAAGCCGTAACTAGGTGGCCAGTGTTAAGAGTAAATAACTTACGCTCAACAAACGCCATTAGGTTGTCTGTACACTCCATGCCTGGAATGCTTGGGATCTCGCCTTTGAACTGAGTCTCATCCACGATCCACTCGCTGAACGTTTCAACCGTTACCGCTAGAGGGTCTGTCTCACCCGCTTCTGCAGGCGGTACAATACGGTCAACCGCTGAATCAACGAAACCGATGTTCTCTTCAGTGAATGCTTTCATCTCATCAGATAGATGCTCAAGCACTGCCGCTTTAAGCTGGCTAGTACCACGAACCATGTTCTCAGCTGCGATGATGTTCATTGGCGCAGTGTTGCCTGCTGCTGCACGCTTCTCGATACCTTGAGCAATCGACTTAGAAATGATCTTTAATACTGTTGGACCAACCGCAGTAGTGATTAGGTCTGACTCAGCGATGCAGTCAATCACTGCGTCTGTCGCTGAGTTAACTGCCGTTACGTTCTTAACAACTTCAACAACGCACTCTTCGCCAACAATCTTAACTGGGTACTCTTTACGCTCGATTAGCGCATTAACGACTGTCTCATTTACGTCTGCAAAAGTGACTTCAAGACCTGCATCAGCAAGTAACTTACCAATGAAACCACGACCGATATTACCAGCACCGAAATGTAACGCTTTCATAATGTTTAGACCTTTTAACTGTGTAATCTATATAGGTGACGGTTCAACAACTTACTTCTAAACCGTGAGCTATCTAGACTGGGAAAATGAGGCCAGGGGGGACTGGCCTCGTTCACTCAGGAGCTTGACTTAAAGCTTCTTATTATCCGTTTAGAATCTTCAGAACATCCTCTGGATTAGTGGTGTTCTGTAAGCGTTCCACTGCTTCTTCGTCATCAAGTGAATTCGTGATAGCCATCAGTACCATGTTGTGCTCGTCACCTTGAGCGGCAATACCGATTACCATCTTCGCGATATCGTCTTCGTCTTCGCCCCATTGAATACCTTCTGGGTACTGACAGAATACGATGCCGGTTTTTTGTACGTGCTGTTTCGCTTCAATCGTGCCGTGTGGTACTGCGATAGACTCACCTAGGTAAGTAGAAACCAGTTCCTCACGAGCAAACATGCCATCAACATAAGCTGGTGCTACGTTGCCAAGTTTTACTAGTTGCTCACCAGCAAACTTAATCGCTTCATTCTTGTCTGTTGCTTTAAGACCAAGGAATACTGCATCGCTTGTTAGCGCTAGACCTTCTTCTTTAGACTCTTCTTGTGCTGGCGCTGCTGCAGGCGCTGCTTTTGCTTCGCCGCTCTGTGCTTCAACAAGCTCTGCTACTAGGTTGTCGTATACCGCACCATCTAGGAAGTTGCTTAGAGACATATGCATTGCACCAGGAATGGTTTTACGTGCACGGTCTGTTAGGTCTTTGTGTGTAATAACAATCTGTGAATCTGCTGGCAGGTTGTTAATCGCGTAGTTAGTTACTGTGATGTTTAGGCCTGCTGCATCCACTTTCTTACGTAGTAGACCTGCACCCATTGCACTTGAACCCATACCCGCGTCACATGCTACGTATACCGCTTTCACATCTGCTAGGTTGATGTCTGCACCTGTTGCTGCACCTTTAGAAGACGCTTTCATGTCTTTCATTTGTGCAGATGCTTTCTCTAGTGAATCTTCGTCGTCACCTTGTGCTGTTGTTTTAAGAAGAATTGACGCTACGACAAACGATACTGCTGTTGCTGCGATAACCGATAGAATCACACCGATGTAAGAACCTTTAGGTGTCATCAGTAGAATCGCGAAGATAGAACCTGGAGACGCTGGAGAGATTAGACCCGAGCTGAACATTACGTTAGTGAATACACCAGCCATACCACCTGCGATAACCGCTAGAATCAGACGTGGGTTCATTAGAACGTAAGGGAAGTAAATTTCGTGGATACCGCCTAGGAAGTGGATGATAGAAGCACCCGCAGCAGACTGCTTCGCACTGCCTTTACCAAATACCATGTAAGCAAGTAGTAGACCTAGACCTGGACCTGGGTTCGCTTCGATTAGGAAGAAGATTGAACGACCGATCTCTTCAGACTGCTGAATACCTAGAGGAGAGAAGATACCGTGGTTGATCGCATTGTTTAGGAAAAGGATTTTCGCAGGCTCTACAAAGATAGATGCAAGAGGTAGTGCACCCGCTTCAACCATTGCGTTAACACCAGCCGCTAGACCACCGGAAAGTACTTTCACTGCAGGACCGATTGCAAGGAATGCAATGATTGCGCAGATCATACCGATGATACCAGCAGAGAAGTTATTCACGAGCATCTCGAAGCCGCTCTTCACTTTACCGTGAACTGCTTCATCGAATTTCTTGATTGCAATACCACCTAGTGGACCAACAATCATTGCTCCCATGAACATTGGGATGTCCGTACCAACGATAACACCCATTGTTGTGATGGCACCAACAACCGCACCGCGGTCACCGCCAACCATTTTACCACCAGTGTAACCAATCAGTAGTGGCAGCAAGTAAGTGATCATTGGACCAACCATAGACGCTAGCGTTTCGTTAGGAAGCCAACCAGTTGGAATGAATAGTGCAGTAATGAAACCCCACGCAATGAATGCGCCGATGTTTGGCATTACCATATTGGATAAGAAACGACCAAAGTTTTGAACCTTAATCTTAGCTTCTGGTGATAACATAGGTAGAACCCCGTAGTGTATTGGTTGGTCAAATGACCGAAAGTGTGTGCTCAAAAGTTGAGTAAAATCTAACACAAGATTTTGAAAACGCACGTTCGCGCCAATTTAGTGATCCAAATCACATAGGAAAAACAACAAGGAGTTATCAATAATGACTTTGATCACATATTTAAGGTGAATCTAAATTACAACCCCAAATAGATGAGATTAAGTCTCATTTAATGATGATTTAGATCACACTTTACCCCCAGAGGGTAAAAAATAATTAGTGACTTAAATCACACTTTAGACAACACCACTCAATAAAGCACAGATCGCAGGCTAAAAACACAGCATACCAAGTCTAATTTATATGCATCAAAGTGACTTAAAATAGATATTATGTAATTTAATTACACAATTGTCGTGTAGGGACATTTAACTACTAATCAAAGTTACGGTTCTCATATCATCAGGTGTCTACTCTTCTTATGTACAATTAATGATATAAAGAGAACAACGAAATACATCGGATGCCGACGAATCAGAAGAGTGCCCCTTATGACATCAGATAAGCTATCAACATCAGCACTTGCCAAACTAAAAGGTCTAGAGCCCAAAGTTCTTTTTAACCAGTTAAAGAGTGCTGGCTATATTGTACGAAATGAGGATAAGTGGGTATTAACGGAACGTGGCGAAGCGTTCGGTGGAGAATATGTCGAGCACACAAAGTTCGGTCAATTTATCGTTTGGCCTGAAAACCTACTAATCGATACCGCTTCTACTGCTGGAACCACCCTTACAGCGACTCAGCTCGGTCAATCACTTCAACTCAGCGCTAAAAAGATCAATCTATTGCTCAATGAACTGGGTTGGATTCGCCGTGAAGATGATGGATGGCACGTAACGAACACGGGTTTAAAAGTGGGTGGTGAACAAAGAGAAGATAAAGTCAGCAATAATGTTTTTGTGGTTTGGCACGATACGGTGGCCAAGAACAAGCGCCTCAAACAATCTGTGGTTGAGTTTCTAGGTAAAGATGCGGAAAGCCATTCAACGGATGTCTCCTTTTCTAGCTTTAGACAGAAATTCGAAGCCAAGCACCGCACCTTAGATGGGCACTACGTTCGATCCAAGGGTGAACTCATTATCGATAACTGGCTTTATATGGCGGGAGTTGTGCATGCCTACGAGCGACCTCTCCCTATCGCAACTGAAATCGTCAGTGATTTCTATTTACCATCCGGTAAGGTCTATATCCAATTCTGGGGAAGTGACAAAGGCGCAACAGACGCCAAGCAAAAAGAGGCAACGCTGCAAGCTTATAAAGAGCACGGTTTTGACCTAATTGAAATCTATCCCGAGGATATTCCTAACCTCGATAGTGTGCTCCCTCCTCTATTAAGACAATTCGGCATTAAGGCCTATTAAACGACTCCACCCCCTCAGTAACACCAATAATCCAACCAAGCTCACATGATTATGGACAATTTAGTCCATAGTCATTTGAGATCTTCGCTATTTTTCTCTTACTTAAGTTCCTTTATCTTACACCCATCGATTTGAGCTACCGCAGATTCTCGATCATTGGGGCATGTTCGATGACCAGTTAGGTTGTCCGTTTATTGTTGACGTTACTGAACATTAAACCCTAAAACATTTATTCATATAGATACTAGGAGCCAACATGACTCATCCAATCATCAAAGATTTGAACACTCGCTACACTGCTAAAAAATACGATGCTGACAAACGCATCTCTGCGGAACATATGGACATCATCAAAGAAGCGCTGCGTCTATCTGCGTCTTCTATTAACTCTCAGCCTTGGAAATTCATTATCATTGAGAGTGACGAAGCTAAACAACGCTTCCACGACACTTTTGAAAACATGCACCAGTTTAACCAACCGCATGCAAAAGAAGCGTCTCACACTATTCTTTTTGCTCACGATCCTAAGTTCACAAAAGAGAAATTTGCTAAGCGTGTAGATGCTGAAGTAAGTTCAGGCCACCTTCCAGCAGACATGTACGACATGTTCATGGGTGCTTACGCATTCGCAGACATGAATACAGACGAAGAAGGTTTCAACGGCAACTGGACTAAAGCTCAGGTTTACATTGCTTTGGGTAACATCCTACACACTCTAGCGCGTCTAGGTATTGCATCTACTCCAATGGAAGGTGTTGATTCTGCACTGATTGGTGAGAAGTTTGCTGAAGAGCTAGAAGGTCACGTTGTTGATGTAGCACTAGCAATTGGCTACCACAAAGATGGCGAAGACTATAACCACGGCCTGCCAAAAGCGCGCCTAGCATTAGAACAAGTTGTAGAGACCCTATAATTCGTCTCTAAGATACGATCATCGTTCATATAATCGCACTGCTTTATTTGGCCAGACACACGTCTGGCCTTTTTTGTGTCTGGAAAGAAATCAAACCAATCTAACGAAAACATTTCAATCATTCTTACTTCCCAACGTCGCTTACACCCCTAACGCAAAGGGACACATAAGAGTCATAAAGACCCAAAAAACAGCAAAGTCAAAATGACACAAAACAAAAGAAACCATCAAAAATAATCCATTAAAATCAAAAATTTAAAAAGTTGGCACGAGCGATGCAATGTAGACCTTAGAAACATTCATAGAAGGTAGTATCGTTATGACAATTCACGTTAAATCAAATGTCCATTGGGTTGGTATTCACGACTGGGAAACTGAGCACTTCCACGGCAAAGAGTACCATATGAATAAAGGGACAAGTTACAACTCGTACTTGATTCGTGAAGAGAAGACTGTGTTGGTTGACACGGTAGACCATAGATTTACTGATCAGTTCTTGGCAAACCTAGAGATGGAGATTGACCTCAATGAGATCGACTACATCATCTGTCAGCACGCTGAGGAGGATCACTCAGGGGCGCTCTCGGCGCTCCTAGCTAAAATTCCTAACACACCCGTTTATTGTACTGAAGCTGGCGTTAACTCCATCGTTGGTCACCACCACCAGCCCGACTGGAACTTCCGCACAGTGAAGACAGGTGACACGTTAGATATTGGTAACGGCAAACAGCTTATCTTCGTTGAAATGAAAATGCTGCACTGGCCTGACTCTATGGCGACCTATCTTACCGGTGATGAGGTGCTATTTAGTAATGACGCTTTTGGTCAGCACTACTGCGACGAGCGTCTATTTAACGACCAACTCGATCAAGTAGAGCTTCACGAGCAGTGTTTACGCTACTTCTCGAACATCCTGACGCCATTCGCCCCTCTGGTAAAAGCCAAGATAGAAGAAGTGCTGAGTCTTGGTGTGCCGATCGATGTCATCGCCACCTCACATGGTTGCATCTGGCGT contains these protein-coding regions:
- a CDS encoding mannitol-1-phosphate 5-dehydrogenase; the protein is MKALHFGAGNIGRGFIGKLLADAGLEVTFADVNETVVNALIERKEYPVKIVGEECVVEVVKNVTAVNSATDAVIDCIAESDLITTAVGPTVLKIISKSIAQGIEKRAAAGNTAPMNIIAAENMVRGTSQLKAAVLEHLSDEMKAFTEENIGFVDSAVDRIVPPAEAGETDPLAVTVETFSEWIVDETQFKGEIPSIPGMECTDNLMAFVERKLFTLNTGHLVTAYLGVLAGLETIKDSIENDEIRAQVTATMEESGAVLIKRYGFDPEAHAAYIQKILGRFANPYLRDEVDRVGRQPIRKLSPQDRLVKPLNGTLEYGLPNENLIKAIAAAFHYKNEDDPQAVELQAMFAEKGFAETLAHYSELNIDSEVVKLAEQAYQALK
- a CDS encoding PTS mannitol transporter subunit IICBA; protein product: MLSPEAKIKVQNFGRFLSNMVMPNIGAFIAWGFITALFIPTGWLPNETLASMVGPMITYLLPLLIGYTGGKMVGGDRGAVVGAITTMGVIVGTDIPMFMGAMIVGPLGGIAIKKFDEAVHGKVKSGFEMLVNNFSAGIIGMICAIIAFLAIGPAVKVLSGGLAAGVNAMVEAGALPLASIFVEPAKILFLNNAINHGIFSPLGIQQSEEIGRSIFFLIEANPGPGLGLLLAYMVFGKGSAKQSAAGASIIHFLGGIHEIYFPYVLMNPRLILAVIAGGMAGVFTNVMFSSGLISPASPGSIFAILLMTPKGSYIGVILSVIAATAVSFVVASILLKTTAQGDDEDSLEKASAQMKDMKASSKGAATGADINLADVKAVYVACDAGMGSSAMGAGLLRKKVDAAGLNITVTNYAINNLPADSQIVITHKDLTDRARKTIPGAMHMSLSNFLDGAVYDNLVAELVEAQSGEAKAAPAAAPAQEESKEEGLALTSDAVFLGLKATDKNEAIKFAGEQLVKLGNVAPAYVDGMFAREELVSTYLGESIAVPHGTIEAKQHVQKTGIVFCQYPEGIQWGEDEDDIAKMVIGIAAQGDEHNMVLMAITNSLDDEEAVERLQNTTNPEDVLKILNG
- a CDS encoding glycerol kinase, with product MTSDKLSTSALAKLKGLEPKVLFNQLKSAGYIVRNEDKWVLTERGEAFGGEYVEHTKFGQFIVWPENLLIDTASTAGTTLTATQLGQSLQLSAKKINLLLNELGWIRREDDGWHVTNTGLKVGGEQREDKVSNNVFVVWHDTVAKNKRLKQSVVEFLGKDAESHSTDVSFSSFRQKFEAKHRTLDGHYVRSKGELIIDNWLYMAGVVHAYERPLPIATEIVSDFYLPSGKVYIQFWGSDKGATDAKQKEATLQAYKEHGFDLIEIYPEDIPNLDSVLPPLLRQFGIKAY
- a CDS encoding nitroreductase family protein produces the protein MTHPIIKDLNTRYTAKKYDADKRISAEHMDIIKEALRLSASSINSQPWKFIIIESDEAKQRFHDTFENMHQFNQPHAKEASHTILFAHDPKFTKEKFAKRVDAEVSSGHLPADMYDMFMGAYAFADMNTDEEGFNGNWTKAQVYIALGNILHTLARLGIASTPMEGVDSALIGEKFAEELEGHVVDVALAIGYHKDGEDYNHGLPKARLALEQVVETL